One Planktothrix sp. FACHB-1365 genomic window carries:
- a CDS encoding DUF6658 family protein, which yields MKKLIQALRSISLKSIVGVFLAGSLLFISTACSSNPPTARLSGEGSINETQGYKNELYKPVQSKQKGGMYPYSDTDSPNRKAELKGKALVDNAKSNISKVNNPQEFVENYKNGKPFPERVKDLSESIGDSASEVADDWRGGTQRGLRNLKNNAKQGVDQAQDTVEDTGRAIERSL from the coding sequence ATGAAAAAATTAATTCAAGCCCTACGCTCTATCTCCTTAAAAAGTATTGTCGGTGTTTTTTTAGCAGGATCATTACTGTTTATCAGTACCGCTTGTAGTAGTAATCCTCCAACGGCTCGGTTATCAGGAGAAGGAAGTATCAATGAAACACAAGGATACAAAAACGAACTTTATAAACCAGTTCAATCGAAACAAAAAGGGGGAATGTACCCTTACAGCGACACGGACAGCCCTAACCGCAAAGCTGAATTAAAAGGAAAAGCGTTAGTTGATAATGCTAAATCCAATATTAGTAAAGTCAACAATCCTCAAGAATTCGTTGAAAATTACAAAAATGGCAAGCCTTTTCCTGAACGGGTGAAAGATTTATCAGAAAGTATTGGTGACTCTGCTAGTGAAGTGGCGGACGATTGGAGAGGGGGAACCCAACGGGGACTTCGGAACCTCAAAAATAACGCCAAACAAGGTGTAGATCAAGCTCAGGACACCGTAGAAGATACCGGACGGGCGATTGAACGTTCCCTATAA
- a CDS encoding PRC-barrel domain-containing protein codes for MTSEHIRQRSEILGTQVITRDRGKRLGIVSQLWVDVDQREIVAIGIRDNILAIAGMPKFMYLSSVREIGDVILVDDDTVLEEDVDVEGYSTLINSEVITETGEPLGRVRGFRFDTQDGKLESLIIASIGLPQIPDQVISTYELSIEEIVSSGPNRLIVFEGSEDRLQQLSVGLLERLGLGEAPWEKEEEGMYYPPTVKPANQLGTGLPQTPPQRASRAPAVAQEEAWDENDAWEEHPAPVQPLRQPQPIYDEYEEEDNWGDVERDEDDRYRERELVPIEPPRQEQKLYARELNYEYENDVDSDAWNDDETPKPYQPPRINIPEKKKMPEYEE; via the coding sequence ATGACATCTGAACATATCCGCCAACGCTCCGAAATTCTCGGCACTCAAGTTATCACCCGTGACAGAGGTAAACGACTTGGGATCGTGAGCCAATTATGGGTAGACGTAGATCAGCGTGAAATTGTAGCGATCGGAATCCGCGATAATATTCTGGCGATCGCTGGAATGCCAAAATTTATGTACCTGAGTAGTGTCCGCGAAATCGGTGACGTAATTTTGGTGGATGATGATACCGTCCTCGAAGAAGACGTGGATGTAGAAGGCTACAGTACCCTGATCAATAGTGAAGTGATCACCGAAACGGGAGAACCGTTAGGACGAGTCCGAGGATTCAGATTCGATACCCAGGATGGCAAATTAGAATCCTTAATTATCGCCTCCATTGGTCTACCTCAAATTCCCGACCAAGTGATCAGCACCTACGAATTGTCCATTGAGGAAATTGTCAGTAGTGGCCCCAATCGATTAATTGTGTTTGAAGGATCAGAAGATCGCTTACAACAACTGTCTGTGGGTTTGTTAGAACGCTTAGGCTTGGGAGAGGCCCCTTGGGAAAAAGAAGAAGAGGGAATGTATTATCCGCCAACGGTTAAACCCGCCAACCAGTTAGGAACCGGACTTCCCCAAACCCCTCCCCAACGGGCTAGTCGCGCCCCTGCTGTGGCTCAGGAAGAAGCCTGGGACGAAAACGATGCTTGGGAAGAACATCCCGCCCCCGTTCAACCCTTGCGTCAACCCCAACCGATTTATGATGAGTATGAAGAAGAAGATAACTGGGGCGATGTGGAACGGGATGAAGATGATCGCTATCGAGAACGGGAATTAGTTCCCATTGAACCTCCCCGTCAGGAACAAAAACTCTACGCCAGAGAGTTAAATTATGAATACGAAAATGACGTAGATTCCGATGCTTGGAATGATGACGAAACGCCTAAACCCTATCAGCCCCCCCGAATTAATATTCCAGAGAAGAAGAAAATGCCGGAATATGAGGAGTAG